The genomic stretch AAATGGAATTATTTTGCAAAGGATACTATTGGGAAACAATTAATCAGAGCTGCGGATTCAGTTGCAGCGAATATAAGTGAAGGTTATGGAAGATATTATTACAAAGAGAATAAGCAATTTTGTTATTACAGTCGTGGTTCACTTTATGAAACCAAAACGTGGTTAGAGAAAGCTCATAATCGAAATTTGATTGAGGATGAAACCTTTAGCGTTTTTTTAAAAGATATTGAAACAATTGGCATCAAATTAAATAACTACATCAACTCAATTGGGAATAAACCAACAACAAATGACGCCGTAGGGCAAATGACTCAATGACTGTTCTTTTAATGACAGCAAAGCCAAAATGACTCAATGACTTTTAAAATGACACGAAGTTTAAATAACCTCAAGTCAACCGAACCTATAAACTAAATAGAAATAATTATGTCAGCCCCTAACATATTAATCGTAGATGATGAAAAAAATATCCGGCGCTCAGTCGCGATGATCTGCTCGGGAGAGGGTTACGAAACCAAAACCGCCGCCGATTCTGAAGAGGCTCTGAAAATGTTGGATGCGGGCGGCATCGACCTGGCTCTTCTTGATATCGCCATGCCCGGTATGGATGGGCTCTCGCTGTTGAAAGAAATCAAAAAAAAATCTCCCGAAACCACGGCGATCATGATATCCGGGAATGCGACCCTTCAGAACGCCATTACGGCGACAAAAGAAGGCGCATTCGATTTTATCGAAAAACCCATCACCAAAGAGAAGCTTCTCATTTCGATAAACAATGCGCTGCAGAGTAGTACACTGCAAAAAGAAAATATCGAGCTCAAGAAGCAGCTTACCGGCAAATTCGAGATGGTTGGGGAAAGTCGCGCTATGAAGGAAATTTTGGAGCAGATTTCAAAAGTGGCTCCTACCAATGGCCGGGTAATGATTACCGGCGAAAGCGGTACCGGCAAAGAATTGATCGCCCGGGCCATTCATGAAAACAGCCTGCGAAAAAATAGCGCATTCATCAAAGTCAACTGCGCTGCTATTCCCGAGGAGCTGATTGAAAGCGAGCTTTTCGGGAGTGAAAAAGGCGCTTACACTGGCGCCCACCAAACCCGCGAAGGCAAATTTAGCCTCGCTGATGGCGGCACTTTGCTCCTCGATGAAGTCGGCGACATGAGTCTGAATGCGCAGGCAAAAGTACTCCGCGTTCTCCAGGAGGGTGAGTTCGAAAAAGTTGGCGGGCACAAGACTCAAAAGGTCGATGTGCGTGTGCTGGCTGCCACCAATAAAGATCTTGAAAAAGAAGCTCAGGCAGATCGGTTTCGAGATGACCTCTATTTTCGATTGAATGTAGTCCCCATCAATTCTCCGCCGCTGAGGCGAAGAAAAGACGACATCCCAATTTTGGTGCAAAGCTTCATCGAGAGTTATGCCGGCGAAAACGGCGTCCGGAAAAAAGAAGTCAGCTCAGAAGCAATGGAAGTTTTGCGCGGCTACGATTGGCCCGGAAATATCCGTGAGATCAAAAACATGATCGAGCGTTTGATGATTATGTGCAGTTCCGACATTATTGATGTTGCTGATCTTCCGGACAATATCCAATCGCCCACCTCAAAAACTGCTTTTAATATGGAATCGGGAATGACTTTAAAAGAGGTCAAAGAAAATGTGGAGCGGGAATTTATCATCTCGACCCTGAAAAAGAATGGCTGGAACGTCAGCCAGACTGCCAAAGACCTCGACGTCGACCGGACGAATTTGCACAAGAAGATTAAGTATTATGGATTGTCAATTAAGAATTACGAGTTATGAATTACAAATTTCTGCCATTCTTAATTCATAATTTGTCATTCGTAATTGGTTATATGTTCGAGTTCGACTGACACCCATCCACGTTGATACACGCCCCACTTACCCAGCTTGCTCGCTCTGAAGCAAGAAAAACCACAGTATCTGCAATCTCTTCAGGCTTGCCAAAACGACCAAACGGCAGCTCGGTTTTGATAAATGCTGCGATTTTTTCCGGGTCGGCCTGCTGCTTTTTATCCCAACTGCCGCCCGGGAACATGGTTGAACCAGGTGCAACCGAGAGGACACGAATGTTATCCGGAGCAAATTCGTTTGCCATGGTTTTTGAGAGGCTAATCATGGCAGCCTTTCCGGCGTTGTAAGTAATGTGCCCGCCGCTTTCCCGGCCATAAATTGATGAGATATTGATGATGACACCGCCTCCTTGCTCTTTCATAGAGGGGATAACCAGTTGGCTCATGCGCGCGGCATTGACTGCATTGAAATCGAGCATTTCAACCCATTCTTCATCTGAGATTTCCAGGGTGGGCGTCTTTTTGCTGCCACCGACATTGTTCACCAGCACATCGATGCGGCCATATTTGTCCAGAGTTGCTTTCACAAAAGCTTTCGCCTCTCCACCGTTGGTGACGTCGGTAGGTTTTGCAAACACTTCTGCACCGGGTGACTTGATTTCTTCTGCAGCAGACTCCAGTGTTTCCGGCGTTCTGCCGCAAATGCTCAGTTTCGCGCCTTCTTTTGCAAATCCAAGCGCGATGGCCTTGCCGATGCCGCGGCTGGCGCCGGTGACGACGACGACTTTGTTTTTGAGGTTGAGGTTCATC from candidate division KSB1 bacterium encodes the following:
- a CDS encoding four helix bundle protein, with translation MRLEEIRVYNLALDLAEKVWESVSKWNYFAKDTIGKQLIRAADSVAANISEGYGRYYYKENKQFCYYSRGSLYETKTWLEKAHNRNLIEDETFSVFLKDIETIGIKLNNYINSIGNKPTTNDAVGQMTQ
- a CDS encoding sigma-54-dependent Fis family transcriptional regulator, translating into MSAPNILIVDDEKNIRRSVAMICSGEGYETKTAADSEEALKMLDAGGIDLALLDIAMPGMDGLSLLKEIKKKSPETTAIMISGNATLQNAITATKEGAFDFIEKPITKEKLLISINNALQSSTLQKENIELKKQLTGKFEMVGESRAMKEILEQISKVAPTNGRVMITGESGTGKELIARAIHENSLRKNSAFIKVNCAAIPEELIESELFGSEKGAYTGAHQTREGKFSLADGGTLLLDEVGDMSLNAQAKVLRVLQEGEFEKVGGHKTQKVDVRVLAATNKDLEKEAQADRFRDDLYFRLNVVPINSPPLRRRKDDIPILVQSFIESYAGENGVRKKEVSSEAMEVLRGYDWPGNIREIKNMIERLMIMCSSDIIDVADLPDNIQSPTSKTAFNMESGMTLKEVKENVEREFIISTLKKNGWNVSQTAKDLDVDRTNLHKKIKYYGLSIKNYEL
- a CDS encoding glucose 1-dehydrogenase, with amino-acid sequence MNLNLKNKVVVVTGASRGIGKAIALGFAKEGAKLSICGRTPETLESAAEEIKSPGAEVFAKPTDVTNGGEAKAFVKATLDKYGRIDVLVNNVGGSKKTPTLEISDEEWVEMLDFNAVNAARMSQLVIPSMKEQGGGVIINISSIYGRESGGHITYNAGKAAMISLSKTMANEFAPDNIRVLSVAPGSTMFPGGSWDKKQQADPEKIAAFIKTELPFGRFGKPEEIADTVVFLASERASWVSGACINVDGCQSNSNI